A region of Maribacter algicola DNA encodes the following proteins:
- the argB gene encoding acetylglutamate kinase encodes MKKKLSVVKIGGNVIENEAEMERFIHLFSEMEGPKILVHGGGKLATQLASKLGIASKMVNGRRITDAETLDIITMVYAGLTNKNIVAKLQSKHCNAIGLSGADADSIQAHKRPVKEIDFGFVGDIDGVNTTTISNLISLGLTPVFCAMSHDGNGQLLNTNADTIASELAIGLGEKYDTTLYYCFEKPGVLMDVTDEASVVRHIDSKKYKELLHEGIIADGMLPKLENCFHALHNNVKSVCLGNMFMLDQNNDLFTTITL; translated from the coding sequence ATGAAGAAGAAACTATCAGTAGTGAAAATTGGAGGAAACGTCATTGAGAACGAGGCCGAAATGGAGCGATTCATCCATTTGTTTTCCGAAATGGAAGGTCCTAAAATCTTGGTACATGGCGGTGGCAAACTAGCTACACAATTGGCTTCCAAATTGGGCATAGCATCCAAAATGGTAAACGGTCGCAGAATTACCGATGCAGAAACCTTGGACATTATTACCATGGTCTATGCGGGTCTTACCAATAAAAATATTGTCGCTAAATTACAGTCCAAGCATTGTAATGCGATTGGTCTGAGCGGTGCCGATGCTGATAGTATACAGGCCCACAAAAGACCGGTTAAAGAAATCGATTTTGGATTTGTGGGAGATATTGATGGTGTGAATACAACAACTATTTCCAATCTGATTTCACTAGGTCTAACCCCGGTGTTTTGTGCCATGAGCCATGACGGCAATGGGCAGCTTTTAAATACAAATGCGGACACTATCGCCTCTGAATTGGCCATTGGATTGGGAGAAAAATACGACACAACACTCTATTACTGTTTTGAAAAACCGGGGGTTTTGATGGACGTGACCGATGAAGCATCGGTAGTTAGGCACATCGATTCAAAAAAATACAAGGAGCTTTTACACGAAGGCATAATTGCGGACGGGATGCTGCCCAAATTGGAAAATTGTTTCCATGCATTACATAATAACGTAAAATCGGTCTGTTTGGGAAATATGTTCATGTTGGACCAAAACAACGACCTATTTACGACCATAACCTTATAA
- a CDS encoding SDR family NAD(P)-dependent oxidoreductase, with the protein MIEAKLSNKVCIVTGATSGMGRAIATKFSGEGAKLILSGRNKGEGTQLASNLGNAVFLEGDVCEPSYNERLVQAAISNFGALDIVALNAGILGLGNVIDLTLEDWHKTMDTNMGAIFYLSKYAIPQLQKSKGNILINASIAAFKSFPNHPAYCASKAGAIALMKQMAVEYGPDVRVNAMCPGPVDTPLLWDSAKAFDNPANAVEIAARSTLMNRLGTPDDIAKLALFLVSEDASWITGTAMTIDGGILNS; encoded by the coding sequence TTGATTGAAGCAAAACTGAGCAATAAAGTATGTATCGTTACCGGTGCCACCAGTGGTATGGGAAGGGCAATTGCTACAAAATTTTCAGGGGAAGGCGCCAAATTAATTTTATCCGGTAGAAATAAAGGTGAAGGCACCCAACTTGCGTCGAACCTTGGGAATGCCGTTTTTTTGGAGGGTGACGTTTGTGAGCCAAGTTACAATGAACGATTGGTTCAGGCGGCAATATCAAACTTTGGAGCCTTGGATATAGTCGCCTTGAACGCTGGAATTTTAGGACTGGGGAACGTAATCGACCTCACTTTAGAAGATTGGCATAAAACGATGGACACCAATATGGGTGCCATTTTTTATCTTAGCAAATATGCCATCCCGCAATTGCAAAAATCAAAAGGGAACATATTGATCAATGCTTCCATTGCCGCGTTTAAAAGTTTCCCAAATCATCCAGCTTACTGCGCCTCCAAGGCAGGTGCCATAGCCTTGATGAAACAAATGGCGGTGGAATATGGCCCTGATGTACGGGTAAATGCCATGTGTCCGGGACCCGTGGACACACCATTACTGTGGGATTCCGCAAAAGCCTTTGACAATCCGGCGAATGCGGTGGAGATTGCGGCTCGATCCACTTTAATGAATCGATTGGGAACGCCTGATGATATAGCAAAATTAGCGTTGTTCCTGGTTTCTGAAGATGCTTCTTGGATAACGGGAACGGCCATGACCATTGATGGGGGTATTTTAAATTCATGA
- a CDS encoding Rossmann-fold NAD(P)-binding domain-containing protein produces MKNYLSISDIDDLSEWVKEARILKSQPRADKHLGANKTICLLFFNNSLRTRLSTQKAAMNLGMEVMVMNFGSEGWALEYGDGTVMNQNTSEHIKEAAQVVSQYCDIVAIRAFPSLTDKEQDEAEVVLNGFRKYAGIPIVNMESSVGHPLQALADAITLDENNTKERPKVVLSWAPHPKALPHAVANSFVDMMQKQDADFIITHPQGYELNEAITKNVTIQYDQRKALENADFVYVKNWSSYTDYGKVLNQDPDWMMTKEKLGSAKFMHCLPVRRNVVVEDAVLDSDQSLVIEQANNRTYSAQIVLKKILENL; encoded by the coding sequence ATGAAGAATTACTTGTCCATTAGTGATATAGATGATCTTTCTGAATGGGTCAAAGAAGCACGGATATTGAAATCCCAACCAAGGGCCGACAAACATCTGGGAGCCAACAAGACCATTTGCTTGTTATTCTTTAATAACAGCCTTAGAACGCGCTTAAGCACCCAAAAAGCGGCTATGAATTTAGGCATGGAAGTCATGGTGATGAATTTTGGCAGCGAGGGTTGGGCCCTGGAATATGGAGATGGTACCGTCATGAACCAAAATACTTCGGAACATATAAAGGAGGCCGCGCAAGTAGTTTCGCAATATTGCGACATTGTGGCCATACGGGCATTTCCTTCCTTGACTGACAAAGAGCAGGACGAAGCCGAAGTAGTCTTGAACGGATTTAGAAAATATGCTGGCATTCCCATTGTAAATATGGAGAGTTCCGTGGGCCATCCCTTACAGGCCTTGGCAGATGCCATTACCTTGGACGAGAACAATACCAAAGAAAGGCCAAAAGTTGTGCTGTCGTGGGCACCCCACCCAAAAGCGCTACCGCATGCAGTTGCCAATTCCTTTGTAGATATGATGCAAAAGCAAGATGCCGATTTTATCATTACCCACCCGCAAGGCTATGAATTGAACGAGGCGATTACCAAGAATGTGACCATTCAATATGATCAACGAAAGGCATTGGAAAATGCGGATTTTGTCTATGTGAAAAATTGGAGCAGTTATACCGATTATGGGAAGGTATTAAATCAGGATCCCGACTGGATGATGACTAAAGAAAAATTGGGTTCAGCAAAATTCATGCACTGCTTGCCAGTTCGTAGAAATGTGGTGGTAGAAGATGCAGTTTTGGACAGCGACCAAAGTTTGGTCATTGAACAGGCCAATAATAGGACGTATTCCGCACAAATCGTTTTAAAGAAAATTCTGGAAAACCTATAA
- the proB gene encoding glutamate 5-kinase has translation MSKKRILLKIGSNTLTKETDQISRGKIEDIARQIAKLKNDYEFILVSSGAIAAAKQFVKLEHNGQEITVKQALAAIGQPHLMRIFQENFRELGLFTSQCLLSYSDFEKPESKENIRNTINVLVENNFIPIINENDTVATDEIKFGDNDKLAALTASLLKVDLLIIATNTDGIYVKETINDPLPSTILEVHEIDELEKEISAEKSSHGTGGMESKLQAAKIAKKAHIETWIVNGLKDNFILDAIEGSSNFTKIKI, from the coding sequence AAAAATAGGATCCAACACCCTTACCAAGGAAACCGACCAAATTTCCAGAGGTAAGATCGAGGATATAGCCCGGCAAATTGCAAAGCTAAAGAATGACTATGAATTTATTTTGGTTAGTTCAGGTGCTATTGCGGCCGCCAAGCAATTCGTGAAATTGGAGCATAATGGGCAGGAAATTACCGTTAAGCAGGCCTTGGCCGCTATTGGGCAGCCCCACCTCATGCGGATTTTCCAAGAAAATTTTAGGGAGTTGGGACTTTTTACCTCCCAATGTTTACTTTCTTATTCCGACTTTGAAAAACCTGAATCCAAAGAAAACATAAGAAACACCATCAATGTTTTGGTGGAAAATAATTTTATTCCCATTATCAACGAGAACGATACCGTGGCGACCGACGAAATTAAATTTGGGGACAATGATAAATTGGCCGCATTGACCGCAAGTCTTCTAAAAGTAGATTTGCTCATCATAGCTACCAATACAGATGGTATTTATGTCAAGGAAACCATCAATGATCCTCTTCCAAGTACCATTTTGGAAGTCCATGAAATAGACGAACTGGAAAAGGAAATCAGTGCGGAAAAATCCTCACATGGTACGGGAGGCATGGAATCCAAGCTGCAAGCGGCTAAAATCGCGAAAAAAGCCCACATTGAAACTTGGATCGTGAACGGTCTCAAGGATAATTTTATTTTGGATGCGATTGAAGGCTCATCGAACTTTACAAAAATTAAGATATGA